In Oreochromis aureus strain Israel breed Guangdong linkage group 20, ZZ_aureus, whole genome shotgun sequence, the following are encoded in one genomic region:
- the LOC116309769 gene encoding N-terminal EF-hand calcium-binding protein 1-like, which translates to MLACTELITMCLQSAKHEHLRKQQELDHKHNQGISLFQDILRRADKNDDGKLSLEEFQSYFTDGILTDEQMQELYYSIDRQQTDNLDIEKLSEYFTPHLGEYVNVLSALEKLNVAILKAMDKTKEEYQGSSVLGQFVTRFLLRETTTQLQSLQSSLDCAMEAVHDQGCTGRRIVKKPADLPIQRMAKRPGRRIQKNMCLSPTDPYSGMLTTGVSVEPDNHWGSQINQLEQLIDKMECESPHLEPLKEDTLAGTYKSNILLVQRQMSVKEKDVEQFQQALKIYTDATTIQPNNLHVSVQNLPDRSCFIMYEFWQDRLSWMSYLQSSISKTFQGCIIDSLEEPEMVSTMLLPASWWIMNNN; encoded by the exons ATGCTGGCCTGCACAGAGCTCATCACCATGTGTCTTCAGTCTGCCAAGCACGAACACTTGAGAAAGCAGCAGGAGCTTGACCACAAGCACAATCAAGGGATCTCCTTATTTCAGGAT ATTTTACGCCGTGCAGACAAAAACG ATGATGGGAAGCTGTCCTTGGAGGAGTTCCAGTCATATTTCACCGATGGCATCCTCACTGATGAGCAGATGCAGGAGCTGTATTACTCCATCGACAGGCAGCAGACAGA CAACCTGGACATAGAGAAACTCTCAG AGTACTTCACTCCACACCTGGGAGAATACGTCAACGTCCTCTCTGCTCTGGAAAAGCTGAACGTGGCCATTCTGAAGGCCATGGATAAAACTAAAGAG GAGTATCAGGGCTCGTCAGTGTTGGGTCAGTTTGTGACACGCTTCCTGCTGAGGGAAACCACCACCCAGCTGCAGTCCCTTCAGTCATCGCTGGATTGTGCTATGGAGGCTGTTCACGACCAGGGCTGCACAGGACGGAGGATAGTGAAGAAGCCCGCTGATCTGCCCATCCAGAGGATGGCCAAAAGGCCTGGTCGACGCATCCAGAAGAACATGTGTCTCTCCCCAACAGACCCTTACTCTGGCATGCTGACCACAG GGGTCAGTGTGGAGCCAGACAACCACTGGGGCTCCCAGATCAACCAGCTGGAGCAGCTCATAGACAAGATGGAGTGTGAG AGTCCACATCTTGAACCTCTCAAAGAAGACACATTGGCAGGGACATATAAATCA AACATACTTCTGGTCCAGAGACAAATGTCCGTGAAGGAGAAAGACGTGGAGCAGTTTCAACAAGCTCTCAAAATCTACACAGATGCCACTACCATCCAGCCAAACAACCTGCA CGTGTCAGTCCAGAACTTGCCAGACAGATCATGCTTCATCATGTATGAATTTTGGCAGGACCGTCTCTCCTGGATGAG CTACCTGCAGTCGTCCATCAGTAAGACCTTCCAGGGCTGCATTATTGACTCGCTGGAAGAGCCAGAAATGGTCTCGACCATGCTTCTCCCAG CCTCTTGGTGGATTATGAACAACAACTGA